From a region of the Nonlabens sp. Hel1_33_55 genome:
- a CDS encoding nucleotide exchange factor GrpE, which translates to MAKKDKNEQEEVIQDQVTEQETAETEAVEQEEQEEKSVEEVLAEDLQKEKDKYLRLFAEFENYKRRTAKERIELFKTAGEGVLKDMIPVLDDFDRAILEIVKSEDQQLSEGVVLIHNKLRNTLVGKGLLLMEVNAGDTFNADEHEAVTQIPAPSDDMKGKIIDVIEKGYKLGDKIVRYPKVVIGQ; encoded by the coding sequence ATGGCAAAGAAAGATAAAAACGAGCAGGAAGAAGTAATACAGGATCAAGTCACTGAGCAGGAAACTGCAGAAACGGAAGCGGTAGAGCAAGAAGAACAAGAAGAAAAAAGCGTGGAAGAAGTGCTTGCCGAAGATCTTCAAAAGGAAAAAGATAAATATCTAAGGTTGTTTGCAGAATTTGAAAACTATAAACGACGCACCGCCAAGGAGCGTATCGAGCTTTTCAAGACTGCAGGTGAAGGCGTTCTCAAGGACATGATACCTGTTCTAGATGATTTTGATAGAGCGATTCTAGAAATAGTGAAGTCAGAAGATCAACAGTTGTCTGAAGGTGTGGTGCTTATCCATAACAAACTGCGCAACACGCTCGTAGGTAAAGGACTGTTATTGATGGAAGTCAATGCAGGAGATACCTTTAATGCAGATGAACATGAAGCGGTAACACAGATACCTGCACCTAGTGATGATATGAAGGGCAAGATTATCGATGTAATAGAAAAGGGATATAAACTAGGTGACAAGATAGTACGTTACCCTAAAGTAGTGATAGGACAATAA
- a CDS encoding YceI family protein has product MTRNFLKITGIASMMIFAVSCKDTPNEVDAMDAETEAMASDAAVTYNVDTDASIINWEGSKVGGMHTGTIDIQSGMVMVNGENVESGEFTIDMNSIAVTDLEGESAMSLKAHLEGTAEGKATDFFNTPEYPTAKFVVTGLNGNTLEGNLTLKDITKNVSFPVNVSYDGDRMMLTSEEFTIDRTDWGIVYGSTTLADTVKDKAISDDMTLKVNLVATK; this is encoded by the coding sequence ATGACACGTAATTTTTTAAAAATCACAGGAATCGCATCAATGATGATCTTTGCTGTATCCTGTAAGGACACACCTAATGAAGTTGATGCCATGGATGCAGAAACTGAAGCGATGGCGAGCGATGCTGCCGTTACTTATAATGTAGATACAGATGCTTCTATCATCAATTGGGAAGGTTCTAAAGTAGGCGGAATGCACACAGGAACTATCGATATCCAAAGTGGTATGGTGATGGTAAATGGAGAAAATGTTGAAAGTGGTGAATTTACTATCGACATGAATTCTATCGCCGTGACTGACCTTGAAGGTGAAAGCGCAATGAGTCTTAAAGCTCACCTAGAAGGTACTGCAGAAGGTAAAGCGACTGACTTTTTTAATACTCCAGAATACCCAACTGCAAAATTTGTAGTTACTGGTCTTAATGGTAACACACTTGAAGGTAACCTTACTTTGAAAGACATTACTAAAAATGTTTCTTTCCCAGTAAACGTTTCTTATGATGGCGATAGAATGATGTTGACGTCTGAAGAATTTACTATCGACAGAACAGATTGGGGAATCGTATATGGTTCTACTACTCTTGCTGATACTGTAAAGGACAAAGCAATATCTGATGATATGACATTGAAAGTAAATCTGGTTGCTACTAAGTAA
- the dnaJ gene encoding molecular chaperone DnaJ has protein sequence MADFYDILGISKGASAAEIKKAYRKKAIEFHPDKNPGDAAAEENFKKAAEAYETLSDPQKKSRYDQLGHQAYTSGGGQGFGGGQGFGGMDMDDIFSQFGDIFGGGGGGFSGFGGFGGRGGQRRVKGKDLRIRVSLTLEEAANGVEKKVKVKRKKQAPGVSYKTCTTCNGSGQVSRIQNTILGRMQTSAPCTTCGGSGQILDSKPSGADNQGLITEEETVAIKIPAGVESDMRLKVGGKGNEAPGNGVSGDLLVDIEVKPHAELQREGNNLHYDLYVSVPDAVLGTSKEIKTVTGKVRIPIEAGIQSGKILRLRGKGMPSLNGYGTGDLLVHVNVWTPRSLNKEQKDFFESMKTDSHFEPAPEKGDKSFFEKVKDMFS, from the coding sequence ATGGCAGATTTTTATGACATACTAGGCATTTCAAAGGGAGCAAGCGCTGCCGAAATCAAAAAGGCCTATCGCAAAAAAGCCATTGAGTTTCACCCAGATAAAAACCCTGGCGATGCTGCTGCAGAGGAGAATTTCAAGAAAGCAGCTGAGGCATATGAAACCTTAAGTGATCCACAGAAAAAGTCTAGGTATGACCAGTTAGGCCATCAGGCTTATACTTCTGGTGGTGGTCAAGGTTTTGGCGGTGGTCAAGGCTTTGGCGGGATGGATATGGATGACATATTCAGCCAGTTTGGTGATATTTTTGGTGGCGGCGGTGGCGGATTCTCTGGTTTTGGAGGATTCGGTGGTCGTGGCGGTCAACGACGCGTGAAAGGAAAAGACTTGCGCATACGTGTTTCACTTACTTTGGAAGAAGCTGCAAATGGCGTTGAGAAGAAGGTGAAAGTGAAACGTAAAAAGCAAGCGCCAGGCGTAAGCTATAAAACATGTACTACCTGTAATGGGTCTGGACAGGTTTCTAGAATACAAAATACCATCTTAGGTCGCATGCAGACTAGCGCTCCATGTACCACTTGTGGTGGATCTGGACAAATACTAGATAGTAAGCCTAGCGGTGCAGACAATCAAGGATTGATTACCGAAGAAGAAACAGTCGCTATCAAAATACCGGCTGGTGTAGAAAGTGACATGCGTCTTAAAGTAGGTGGTAAAGGAAATGAAGCACCAGGTAATGGTGTAAGTGGCGATTTACTGGTGGATATAGAAGTAAAACCTCATGCAGAATTACAACGCGAGGGAAATAACTTGCACTATGATTTGTATGTAAGTGTGCCTGATGCTGTATTGGGAACTTCAAAAGAAATCAAAACCGTAACCGGTAAAGTGAGAATCCCAATTGAAGCAGGAATTCAAAGTGGAAAAATTCTAAGACTGAGAGGTAAAGGAATGCCTAGCCTCAATGGATACGGAACTGGAGACCTTTTAGTCCACGTAAATGTATGGACGCCACGTAGTTTGAATAAGGAACAAAAGGATTTCTTTGAATCCATGAAAACAGATTCCCATTTTGAACCAGCACCAGAAAAAGGAGATAAATCATTTTTCGAAAAAGTAAAAGACATGTTTTCTTAA
- a CDS encoding RDD family protein: MQNDPFLEQDESQETELNFKGFGPRLGAYLLDALFLIIPVGAVNIYNLIYLRSFWLYLLASIVAMAYKPILEWLYGATWGKMILYIKVVDYDGGKINAAQAVLRSIFTIAQTLIMLPIYFYIFNDGYLADFEGYFDYSLALAERYPVLNVISGISALIVFAEVIALLMDQPYWRSIHDRIAKTYVVEKE, from the coding sequence ATGCAAAACGACCCTTTTCTAGAACAAGACGAATCACAAGAAACCGAACTCAATTTTAAAGGATTCGGTCCTCGATTGGGAGCATATTTGCTGGACGCACTTTTCTTGATCATTCCTGTAGGTGCGGTGAATATCTATAATCTTATTTATTTGCGCAGCTTCTGGTTGTATCTATTGGCGAGTATTGTTGCCATGGCTTACAAGCCAATATTAGAATGGCTTTATGGCGCAACTTGGGGTAAGATGATCCTTTATATTAAAGTCGTGGATTATGACGGCGGCAAAATCAATGCTGCACAGGCAGTCTTACGCAGCATCTTTACCATTGCCCAAACCCTAATCATGCTACCCATCTATTTTTATATTTTCAACGATGGTTACCTGGCTGATTTTGAAGGTTACTTCGATTACAGCCTTGCGCTTGCAGAACGTTATCCAGTGCTCAATGTGATTTCAGGTATCTCGGCACTCATCGTTTTTGCCGAAGTAATTGCTTTGCTTATGGATCAACCTTACTGGCGATCCATACACGATAGGATCGCAAAAACTTATGTAGTTGAGAAAGAATAG
- a CDS encoding ABC transporter ATP-binding protein, whose product MEYALEAVNISKSYGDYKALNEVTIRVPKGSIYGLLGPNGAGKTSLIRIINQIAVPDSGTILLNGEQLVPEHISKIGYMPEERGLYKSMKVGEQCIYLAQLKGMKKSVAKEKLQYWFDRLGMQGWWNKKLQELSKGMAQKVQFIVTVLHEPDLLIFDEPFSGFDPVNADLIKDEILRLRDLGSTIIFSTHRMESVEELCDYISLINKSNVVLEGRLNDVKQSFRNRTYAVSIICNDKEEALRKLDTIATVTPAELKGLDNTTDLIINIPENITVPQLLHELTQLGELTHFSEVIPSVNEIFIKTVRQDG is encoded by the coding sequence ATGGAATACGCTCTAGAGGCAGTCAATATCTCAAAATCTTACGGCGACTACAAAGCCCTTAATGAGGTTACCATACGAGTGCCTAAAGGAAGTATTTACGGATTGCTGGGACCTAATGGTGCTGGTAAAACTTCATTAATAAGAATCATCAACCAAATTGCCGTTCCAGATTCAGGTACCATACTTCTAAATGGAGAACAGTTGGTTCCAGAGCATATCTCTAAAATAGGGTACATGCCAGAAGAACGTGGATTGTACAAATCCATGAAGGTAGGCGAGCAGTGCATTTATTTAGCACAGCTTAAAGGAATGAAAAAATCAGTTGCCAAAGAAAAATTGCAATACTGGTTCGATCGATTGGGAATGCAAGGCTGGTGGAATAAAAAACTACAGGAGCTTTCTAAGGGAATGGCTCAAAAAGTTCAGTTTATAGTTACTGTACTTCATGAACCGGATTTACTCATATTTGACGAACCCTTTTCTGGATTTGATCCTGTGAATGCAGACTTGATTAAAGATGAGATCTTGCGATTAAGAGATTTAGGATCTACCATCATATTTTCTACGCATCGTATGGAGAGTGTTGAGGAGTTGTGTGACTACATTTCGCTCATCAACAAATCAAACGTTGTTCTAGAAGGAAGGCTCAACGACGTGAAACAAAGCTTTAGAAATAGAACTTATGCCGTCTCCATCATTTGTAATGATAAGGAAGAGGCCTTGCGCAAACTGGATACAATCGCGACGGTTACCCCAGCAGAATTAAAAGGCCTCGACAATACGACAGATCTTATCATTAATATTCCAGAGAATATTACCGTTCCTCAATTGCTTCACGAATTGACACAGCTGGGAGAATTGACTCATTTTAGCGAGGTGATCCCTAGCGTCAATGAAATTTTTATAAAAACAGTACGTCAGGATGGATAA
- a CDS encoding Gfo/Idh/MocA family protein, which yields MSSDIRWGIMGLGKIAHKFAQDLKLVDNAVIMAVGSRSLEKAEEFSKTYGAQKAHSSYEDLAADPDVDIIYIATPHAYHYENTLMCLNHGKSVLCEKPIALNLKQANEMATLARSKNLFLMEGIWTRFIPATVKVLELLNQKVLGNLLYVKADFGFKVSAPPESRLLDKSLGGGALLDIGIYPLYLSMLILGEPMNLKANAILAPNGIDQFCSVIASFPYNTRAIMESSFISNTPTEAFIYGEKGFIKMHQKFHQTEKIELHLYENQSTEVFELPISGNGYVHEIQHIHKQLQSGKTESDLVPLDMSLKLTQYLDEIKDQIGYGTTSNDLTS from the coding sequence ATGAGTAGTGATATACGTTGGGGAATAATGGGATTGGGCAAGATCGCCCACAAATTTGCACAGGATTTAAAGCTCGTTGACAACGCAGTGATTATGGCGGTTGGCTCCAGATCCTTAGAGAAAGCAGAGGAGTTTTCAAAAACCTACGGCGCTCAAAAAGCACATTCCAGCTATGAAGACCTTGCCGCAGACCCTGATGTTGACATCATCTACATAGCCACACCTCACGCTTATCACTATGAGAATACATTGATGTGTCTCAATCACGGCAAATCTGTATTATGTGAAAAGCCTATTGCGCTCAATCTTAAACAGGCAAACGAAATGGCAACGCTGGCGCGATCAAAAAACCTATTCTTAATGGAAGGAATTTGGACCAGATTTATTCCCGCTACGGTAAAGGTTTTAGAATTGCTGAACCAAAAAGTGCTTGGTAATCTTCTCTATGTAAAAGCAGATTTTGGTTTTAAGGTAAGCGCACCACCAGAAAGTAGATTGCTGGACAAGAGCCTTGGTGGCGGCGCACTCTTGGATATAGGTATATATCCGCTGTATTTGAGTATGTTGATATTGGGAGAACCGATGAATCTCAAAGCAAATGCTATACTAGCACCTAACGGCATCGACCAATTTTGTAGTGTGATTGCCAGTTTCCCTTATAACACGAGAGCCATCATGGAGTCGTCCTTTATTTCAAATACACCTACAGAAGCATTTATCTATGGTGAAAAAGGCTTCATCAAAATGCATCAGAAATTTCATCAGACTGAAAAAATTGAACTGCATCTTTACGAGAATCAATCCACAGAGGTATTTGAACTTCCCATAAGTGGTAATGGTTATGTGCATGAAATCCAGCATATCCACAAACAACTGCAATCTGGAAAAACGGAATCAGATCTCGTGCCACTAGATATGAGTTTGAAACTCACGCAGTATCTGGATGAAATCAAAGATCAAATTGGATACGGTACCACATCAAACGACCTGACATCATAG
- a CDS encoding TIGR01777 family oxidoreductase, with product MKLLITGATGLVGSKLTKELRSVGHQIHYLTTRESAIKNEADYKGFLWDVKSMSIEAACLEGVDTIIHLAGESVFQRWTDEAKDRIMSSRINSTELLINTLRDNEHQVKHAITASAIGIYPDKWEGQPMTEDQVPPTADNFLGEVCVAWEDVGEQFKELGLKHSIVRIGIVLASKGGALEQMAKPVKMYAGAGFGNGKMWQSWIAIDDLVGIFRHISENELVGVYNGVAPNPVRNRPLMETIGDVLDKPVFLPNVPAFMMKLMLGEMSATVLSSQYVSGEKIEQAGYKFELSNLKPALEKYLS from the coding sequence ATGAAGCTATTAATAACAGGAGCCACAGGATTGGTAGGCTCAAAATTGACAAAAGAGTTGAGGTCTGTAGGACATCAAATCCATTATCTCACCACTAGAGAAAGCGCTATAAAAAATGAAGCGGACTACAAGGGCTTCTTATGGGATGTAAAGTCGATGTCTATAGAAGCAGCCTGTTTGGAAGGTGTTGATACCATCATTCACCTTGCGGGTGAATCGGTATTCCAGCGATGGACAGATGAAGCCAAGGATCGCATCATGTCCAGCCGTATCAATAGTACAGAGCTATTGATCAATACTCTTAGAGATAATGAGCATCAAGTTAAACATGCCATAACGGCAAGCGCCATAGGGATCTATCCAGACAAATGGGAAGGCCAACCCATGACGGAAGATCAAGTTCCACCAACAGCAGATAATTTTTTGGGTGAAGTCTGTGTGGCTTGGGAAGATGTAGGCGAGCAGTTCAAAGAATTAGGATTGAAACACTCCATTGTCCGCATCGGAATTGTTTTAGCTTCAAAAGGTGGAGCATTAGAGCAAATGGCTAAGCCTGTCAAGATGTACGCCGGAGCAGGATTTGGCAACGGTAAGATGTGGCAAAGTTGGATAGCAATAGACGATCTTGTCGGGATCTTCAGACATATTTCTGAAAATGAGCTGGTAGGAGTTTATAATGGAGTCGCTCCCAATCCAGTAAGAAACAGACCGCTTATGGAAACCATAGGAGATGTTCTAGACAAGCCTGTTTTTTTACCTAACGTTCCTGCTTTTATGATGAAGTTGATGCTGGGTGAGATGTCTGCCACGGTTCTTTCTAGCCAATATGTGAGTGGTGAGAAGATAGAGCAGGCAGGTTATAAATTTGAACTTTCTAATTTGAAACCGGCATTGGAGAAATATCTATCTTAG
- a CDS encoding M23 family metallopeptidase: MAKVKYYYDQETLSYQKVERRKRKTLGKVTLFVFSSCLVGFLLYLYAGKVYDSPELRSAKRDKQFVEMQMESMEKEIDQLTAVIEEVEDRDNSIYRIYFDANPITEEQRQAGFGGVNRYRNYEGYSNSDKVITLKESIDKLKKRTAIQSKSLDEIAVLAKDQEKLLASIPAIQPVRNQDLTRMASGYGYRTDPFNKTRKFHYGMDFTSPRGTPVFASGDGVVERADANSAGYGNHVRIDHGFGYVSLYAHLRARNPYNVRIGQKVKRGDIIGYVGSTGRSQAPHLHYEVFKDNERINPINFYYGSLTPEEFNELLKKSEQENISLD, from the coding sequence ATGGCAAAGGTTAAGTACTACTACGATCAAGAAACACTTTCCTACCAAAAAGTAGAGCGTCGCAAGCGTAAAACTTTAGGTAAAGTGACTCTATTTGTTTTTTCAAGTTGTCTAGTAGGTTTTCTTTTGTATTTGTATGCCGGTAAGGTTTATGATTCTCCAGAATTGCGCAGTGCCAAGCGCGATAAGCAATTTGTCGAAATGCAAATGGAGAGCATGGAAAAGGAGATTGACCAGCTAACCGCCGTTATTGAAGAAGTTGAAGATCGTGATAACAGCATCTACCGCATTTATTTTGATGCCAACCCTATTACTGAAGAGCAACGTCAAGCAGGTTTTGGTGGTGTGAATAGATACAGAAACTACGAGGGTTATTCAAATTCTGATAAGGTAATCACGCTTAAGGAATCCATCGATAAATTGAAGAAGCGTACCGCAATCCAAAGTAAATCACTGGATGAGATTGCAGTTCTTGCTAAGGATCAAGAAAAATTATTAGCAAGTATCCCAGCGATTCAACCAGTTCGTAACCAGGATTTGACACGTATGGCGAGTGGTTATGGTTACAGGACTGATCCATTTAATAAAACAAGAAAATTCCATTATGGAATGGATTTCACCTCGCCGCGAGGTACACCTGTATTTGCCAGTGGCGATGGAGTAGTGGAGCGCGCAGATGCTAATAGTGCTGGTTATGGAAACCATGTAAGAATTGATCATGGATTCGGTTATGTGTCTTTATATGCACACCTACGAGCACGCAATCCTTATAATGTAAGAATAGGTCAAAAAGTAAAACGTGGAGACATCATAGGTTACGTAGGTTCTACAGGTCGCTCTCAAGCGCCGCACCTACACTATGAAGTGTTTAAGGATAACGAGCGTATCAATCCTATTAATTTCTATTACGGTTCTTTGACTCCAGAAGAGTTTAATGAACTACTCAAGAAATCTGAACAAGAAAATATCTCTCTGGACTAA
- the alaS gene encoding alanine--tRNA ligase, translating to MKSQQIRQTFLDFFKNKQHQIVASAPMVIKNDPTLMFTNAGMNQFKEYFLGISDPKNNRVTDTQKCLRVSGKHNDLEEVGVDTYHHTMFEMLGNWSFGDYFKKEAIAWAWELLVDVYGIDKDCLYVTIFEGDASENLERDTEAYDFWAELIDKDRILNGNKKDNFWEMGDQGPCGPCSEIHVDIRSDAEKAKVDGATLVNADHPQVVEIWNLVFMQYNRMADGSLKNLPAQHVDTGMGFERLAMVLQHKQSNYDTDVFQPLISEIETITGHSYGNTEQEDIAIRVIADHVRAVSFSIADGQLPSNTGAGYVIRRILRRAIRYGFTYLNKKEPFIFKLASTLAHQMGDAFPELKAQKDLIINVIKEEEQSFLRTLDQGLVLLDSMIASARRAEPVEGKAKSENTIEGSKAFELYDTFGFPIDLTALILREKGMQLDEAGFDKAMQEQKDRSRAASATSATDWTELRSDDVQEFVGYDRLEADVFISRYRKVTSKKDGDQYQLVFNMTPFYGESGGQTGDKGYLESTSGDTVYIIDTKKENGQTVHITNNLPKELKERHKAVVDAKQRQRSAANHTATHLLHQALRKILGTHVEQKGSMVRSSSLRFDFSHFAKMTPEEIDQVEQFVNARISEQLQLEENRNNTYEAAIEEGAIGLFGEKYGDVVRTVKFGESQELCGGTHVQNTADVWHFKIKSEAAVAAGIRRIEAITGDAVLKYFEDQDETLEEIKNILKSTAKNPADSVQALQDENAALKKEIEQLLKAKAGNLKGDLIASAQEINGVQFISAATDLDTKSIKDLAFEIERGMENLFMILGSNSDDKATLTVIISKNLVEDKKLNAGAIVRELGKHIQGGGGGQPHFATAGGKNPQGIDAALEAAKGYL from the coding sequence ATGAAGTCACAACAGATAAGACAGACCTTCCTAGATTTTTTCAAGAACAAACAACACCAGATAGTTGCCAGCGCTCCCATGGTCATCAAAAATGACCCGACGCTCATGTTCACAAATGCTGGGATGAATCAGTTTAAGGAGTATTTTCTAGGGATTTCAGATCCTAAGAACAATAGGGTGACTGACACGCAAAAATGCCTGCGTGTAAGCGGTAAACACAATGACCTTGAAGAAGTTGGTGTGGATACGTACCACCATACGATGTTTGAAATGTTGGGGAACTGGAGTTTTGGCGATTATTTTAAAAAAGAAGCCATTGCATGGGCATGGGAATTATTGGTTGACGTTTATGGCATTGATAAGGACTGCTTGTATGTCACGATTTTTGAAGGTGATGCCTCTGAAAACTTAGAACGCGATACCGAAGCCTATGATTTCTGGGCAGAACTTATCGACAAAGACCGCATCCTCAACGGAAACAAGAAGGATAATTTTTGGGAAATGGGTGATCAAGGTCCTTGTGGACCATGTTCTGAAATTCACGTGGACATACGCAGCGATGCCGAAAAGGCTAAAGTCGACGGTGCAACTCTTGTAAATGCAGACCATCCACAAGTGGTGGAAATTTGGAATCTCGTATTCATGCAATACAACCGCATGGCAGATGGTTCTTTAAAAAACTTACCTGCACAACATGTGGATACAGGTATGGGCTTTGAACGCCTTGCTATGGTTTTACAGCACAAACAATCCAATTATGACACTGATGTATTCCAGCCGCTCATCAGCGAGATTGAAACCATCACAGGTCATTCCTATGGAAATACCGAACAGGAAGATATCGCGATCAGAGTCATTGCAGATCACGTGCGCGCGGTTTCCTTCTCTATTGCAGATGGCCAATTGCCGTCCAATACTGGTGCTGGATATGTAATACGCAGAATCCTGAGACGTGCCATACGCTACGGATTTACCTACCTCAATAAAAAAGAACCTTTCATTTTCAAATTGGCTTCTACGCTGGCGCATCAAATGGGTGATGCTTTCCCAGAATTGAAGGCACAAAAGGATTTGATTATTAATGTAATCAAGGAAGAAGAGCAATCGTTCTTGAGAACCCTTGATCAAGGATTGGTTTTGTTGGATTCCATGATCGCTTCCGCGCGCCGCGCTGAGCCTGTCGAAGGGAAAGCGAAATCAGAAAACACCATCGAGGGATCCAAAGCATTTGAATTGTACGACACCTTTGGCTTTCCTATTGATTTAACCGCATTGATTTTGCGCGAGAAAGGAATGCAGCTTGACGAAGCAGGTTTTGATAAAGCCATGCAAGAACAAAAGGACAGATCCAGAGCAGCCAGTGCAACCTCTGCCACGGACTGGACCGAATTAAGATCTGACGATGTGCAGGAGTTTGTAGGCTACGATCGTCTAGAGGCTGATGTATTTATTTCCAGATACAGAAAAGTCACTTCTAAAAAAGACGGTGATCAATATCAGCTGGTTTTTAATATGACTCCGTTTTATGGAGAAAGTGGTGGTCAGACCGGTGACAAAGGGTATTTAGAGAGCACAAGCGGTGATACCGTTTACATTATCGACACAAAGAAGGAAAACGGACAAACCGTTCATATCACAAACAACCTGCCTAAAGAATTAAAGGAGCGACACAAGGCTGTGGTAGATGCTAAACAACGTCAACGCAGTGCCGCAAACCATACAGCTACTCACCTTTTACATCAAGCATTACGCAAGATTCTGGGAACGCATGTAGAACAAAAAGGTTCTATGGTACGCAGTTCTTCTTTGAGATTTGACTTCTCGCATTTTGCCAAAATGACTCCAGAAGAAATTGATCAGGTAGAACAATTTGTAAATGCTCGTATTTCTGAACAATTACAACTGGAAGAAAATAGAAACAACACATATGAAGCAGCGATTGAAGAAGGTGCTATTGGGTTGTTTGGTGAGAAATATGGTGATGTAGTTAGAACAGTTAAGTTTGGTGAAAGTCAGGAACTTTGTGGTGGAACACACGTTCAAAACACCGCAGATGTCTGGCATTTTAAAATTAAAAGCGAGGCTGCCGTAGCTGCTGGAATACGTCGTATTGAGGCCATCACAGGCGATGCCGTATTGAAGTATTTTGAAGATCAAGATGAAACGCTAGAAGAGATAAAAAACATCCTAAAATCAACAGCAAAAAATCCAGCCGATTCCGTTCAAGCGTTGCAGGATGAAAACGCTGCGCTTAAAAAGGAAATTGAGCAATTGCTTAAAGCGAAAGCTGGAAATCTCAAAGGTGATTTAATAGCTTCTGCTCAAGAAATCAATGGCGTACAGTTTATTTCTGCTGCTACTGATCTTGATACCAAATCCATCAAGGACTTGGCTTTTGAAATCGAGCGTGGTATGGAAAATTTATTCATGATTCTAGGATCTAATTCAGATGATAAGGCAACACTTACCGTCATCATTAGTAAAAATCTCGTAGAAGACAAAAAGCTGAATGCAGGAGCTATCGTCCGCGAACTAGGAAAGCACATTCAAGGCGGCGGCGGTGGCCAGCCACACTTTGCCACAGCTGGTGGTAAGAACCCGCAAGGGATTGATGCAGCGCTTGAGGCTGCTAAGGGTTATTTGTAG
- a CDS encoding MerR family transcriptional regulator, giving the protein MHVDLPEKLYYSMGEVTKAFDVNASLIRFWEKEFDIIQPKKNARGNRKFTQADIKNLQTIFHLVKERGFTLEGARDYMKTHKEDLSHLEIIKKLEFVKAELLKIKNNL; this is encoded by the coding sequence ATGCACGTTGACCTACCAGAGAAGTTGTATTATTCCATGGGCGAAGTCACTAAGGCTTTTGATGTCAATGCATCGCTTATAAGATTTTGGGAAAAGGAGTTCGATATCATCCAGCCTAAAAAGAACGCTCGCGGTAACCGCAAATTCACTCAAGCAGATATCAAGAATCTACAAACGATTTTTCATTTGGTTAAGGAGCGAGGTTTCACGTTAGAAGGTGCTCGGGACTACATGAAAACCCATAAAGAAGATTTAAGTCATCTGGAGATCATCAAGAAACTTGAATTTGTAAAAGCCGAACTGCTTAAGATCAAGAACAATTTATAA
- a CDS encoding DUF2141 domain-containing protein, with the protein MKTLMTTLVLILISAFAKAQSPQTTVETYSITVNVDNARNDNGKMIFSLSTKDQFMRAAPLMADSSSIKDGVATVTFENVPAGEYAIIVLQDLNGNQRMDFEVNGMPKESYGVSNNVMSFGPPTWAEAKFEVTENTTLRIAI; encoded by the coding sequence ATGAAAACGCTTATGACCACCTTAGTTCTTATTCTTATTTCCGCTTTCGCGAAAGCGCAATCACCACAAACAACTGTAGAAACCTACAGCATCACCGTCAACGTTGACAATGCCCGCAACGACAATGGCAAGATGATTTTTTCCCTGAGCACTAAAGACCAATTCATGCGTGCTGCACCTTTAATGGCAGATAGCTCAAGCATTAAAGATGGAGTTGCTACCGTTACTTTTGAAAATGTTCCTGCCGGCGAATATGCGATCATCGTTTTACAGGATTTAAATGGCAACCAACGAATGGATTTTGAAGTGAACGGCATGCCTAAGGAATCTTATGGCGTCAGTAATAACGTGATGAGTTTTGGGCCACCAACATGGGCCGAAGCAAAATTTGAAGTAACCGAAAACACCACGCTTAGAATTGCGATATAA